From a single Litoribrevibacter albus genomic region:
- the pyrI gene encoding aspartate carbamoyltransferase regulatory subunit, with translation MSEKLQVEAIQQGTVIDHIPAGQGIRILKRLHLESAGKRITVGMNLPSKNHGLKDIIKVEGRMFTEDEAHQLALFAPSATINVIDDYEVVNKFTMQLPDTLEGVFSCPNTNCISLNEPVKSFFYISNKTSAESGDSVVKMRCKYCEKSFSKEVVVAS, from the coding sequence ATGTCTGAGAAGTTACAAGTTGAGGCGATTCAGCAGGGTACTGTGATTGATCATATTCCTGCGGGTCAGGGGATTCGGATCTTGAAGCGATTGCATTTGGAATCGGCCGGAAAGCGTATCACTGTCGGGATGAATTTACCGAGTAAAAATCACGGCCTGAAAGACATCATCAAGGTGGAAGGTCGTATGTTTACAGAGGATGAGGCGCATCAATTAGCCTTGTTTGCTCCGTCAGCGACCATTAATGTGATTGATGATTATGAGGTGGTAAACAAGTTTACCATGCAGTTACCGGATACGTTGGAAGGGGTTTTCTCATGCCCGAATACCAACTGCATTTCATTGAACGAGCCGGTTAAAAGTTTTTTCTATATCAGCAATAAGACCAGTGCAGAATCGGGCGATTCGGTGGTCAAAATGCGTTGTAAGTATTGTG